In Salinisphaera sp. LB1, one genomic interval encodes:
- a CDS encoding VOC family protein translates to MTIGDGTTLLDIDHVHVFVADCAAARQWYARVLGLTPVPELEFWAREGGPLALSNPARTVTLALFEQSESVHRAIVALRVSGADFLAWQRDLSTAPDLAVRRADHAVAWSLYFADPDGNRFEITTYDHATVAAVIADN, encoded by the coding sequence ATGACGATCGGCGACGGCACGACGTTGCTCGATATCGACCATGTGCATGTGTTTGTGGCCGATTGTGCTGCCGCGCGCCAGTGGTATGCACGCGTGCTCGGGTTGACGCCGGTGCCGGAGCTCGAGTTCTGGGCGCGCGAGGGCGGCCCGCTGGCGTTGTCGAACCCGGCGCGCACGGTCACGCTCGCCCTGTTCGAGCAGAGCGAATCGGTGCATCGTGCCATCGTCGCCCTGCGCGTGAGCGGCGCCGATTTTCTCGCCTGGCAGCGCGACCTGTCCACCGCGCCGGATCTGGCCGTGCGCCGGGCGGACCACGCGGTAGCGTGGTCGCTGTATTTTGCCGATCCCGATGGCAATCGGTTCGAGATCACCACCTATGATCATGCGACCGTGGCCGCAGTCATAGCCGACAACTGA
- a CDS encoding outer membrane beta-barrel protein, translating to MKKAAFILGATMLPAASAMAAPSFLTSTTQTDGPGYTYLQGDYIPTGHLAGAGHDFNGFGFRGSYQLPSHIIVQGGYDRLDVDHSGEDVNRAFFGVGAQGFYDYGSRKGTGIGYYGTVNYERLGLYNTVGTRDVTGTGFGLTAGLRWMVAPQVEINPHATYVDYGELSVDGVDYGKPDGFKYGVQLVGYLDPDQHYALTAGYDRSDLNIGSNNQDFHNEVNVGVRYTF from the coding sequence ATGAAAAAAGCCGCATTTATCCTGGGCGCCACGATGCTCCCCGCCGCCTCTGCCATGGCGGCGCCGAGTTTTCTGACGTCCACGACACAAACCGATGGCCCGGGTTACACATATCTTCAGGGTGATTACATCCCGACCGGCCACCTCGCCGGCGCCGGGCACGACTTCAATGGCTTCGGCTTCCGGGGCTCCTACCAGCTGCCGTCCCACATAATCGTCCAGGGCGGCTACGACCGTCTGGACGTCGATCACAGCGGCGAGGACGTGAACCGCGCGTTCTTCGGCGTGGGTGCCCAGGGCTTCTACGACTACGGCAGCCGCAAGGGCACGGGTATTGGCTACTACGGCACCGTGAACTACGAGCGCCTGGGTCTTTACAACACCGTCGGCACCCGGGACGTCACCGGCACGGGCTTCGGCCTCACGGCCGGGCTGCGCTGGATGGTCGCCCCGCAGGTCGAGATCAATCCGCACGCCACTTATGTCGACTACGGCGAACTGTCCGTTGACGGCGTGGACTACGGCAAGCCGGACGGCTTCAAGTATGGCGTGCAACTGGTCGGTTACCTCGACCCGGATCAGCATTACGCCCTGACCGCGGGTTACGATCGTTCGGACCTGAACATCGGCTCGAACAACCAGGACTTCCACAACGAAGTCAATGTTGGCGTGCGCTACACCTTCTAG
- the mutM gene encoding bifunctional DNA-formamidopyrimidine glycosylase/DNA-(apurinic or apyrimidinic site) lyase, which yields MPELPEVETTRAGVEPHVAGQRVRTVIVRQPQLRWPVSAALACDLPGQMIHGVRRRAKYLLFAADTGHVCLHLGMSGRLRVVPADTPVQTHDHVDIVLENDTTLRFNDARRFGSLFWLTGDPQAFPLLARLGPEPLSDDFDGAWLKTRSSGRRTAVKAFIMDATVVVGVGNIYASEALHAAGIHPRRAAGRISASRYEALAVAIKRVLGEAIAVGGTTLRDYIGVDGDTGYFQLSLAAYGREGRPCPRGCGPIRREVIGQRSTFFCPICQT from the coding sequence ATGCCCGAACTCCCCGAAGTCGAAACCACCCGCGCGGGCGTGGAACCGCATGTGGCCGGCCAACGTGTGCGCACGGTGATCGTCCGCCAGCCGCAGTTGCGCTGGCCGGTGTCGGCGGCGCTGGCGTGCGACCTGCCCGGCCAGATGATTCACGGCGTTCGTCGCCGCGCCAAATACCTGTTGTTCGCCGCCGATACCGGGCATGTCTGCCTGCATCTCGGCATGTCCGGCCGACTGCGGGTGGTGCCGGCCGATACGCCGGTGCAAACGCACGATCATGTCGATATCGTGCTCGAAAACGATACGACACTGCGCTTCAACGATGCCCGCCGCTTCGGCTCCCTGTTCTGGCTCACGGGCGATCCGCAGGCGTTCCCGCTGCTGGCACGGCTCGGCCCCGAGCCGTTGTCGGACGATTTCGACGGCGCCTGGCTGAAGACGCGCTCGTCCGGCCGGCGGACCGCGGTCAAGGCTTTCATCATGGATGCCACGGTGGTGGTCGGCGTCGGCAATATCTATGCCTCGGAAGCGCTGCACGCGGCCGGCATTCATCCACGCCGCGCGGCCGGACGCATCAGCGCATCGCGCTACGAGGCACTCGCCGTCGCCATCAAACGCGTGCTCGGCGAGGCGATCGCGGTGGGCGGCACGACGCTGCGCGATTACATCGGCGTGGATGGCGATACCGGCTATTTTCAGCTGTCACTGGCCGCTTACGGCCGCGAAGGCCGGCCCTGTCCGCGCGGCTGCGGGCCCATCCGGCGCGAGGTGATCGGCCAGCGCAGCACCTTCTTCTGTCCTATCTGCCAGACCTGA
- a CDS encoding GldG family protein — MRASTYLTMLLIALVAVAAGWLAQRYAVTTDWTAGNRNSLTSASQRVIGALDDGPIDFSAYIYPGPQRHDVRQQLARYTRASPRIHLHFADPARHPTTVRRLGIGQDGAVVVRYHGRQQTLTDYSEASVTHALQRLSPGGTKWIVFLTGHGERDPDAKTTAGYSKLAAALDNQGLKVRQVNLVKAGAIPDNTAVLVIASPQHDLLPGEINMIRAYVKRGGNLLWADDPGPRYGLTPLAQDLGIHWLDGTLVYPDFRKLGTGSPAMALVANYPDTPITANLKQITVFAFAGALSPLANSSWHSQAFLRSPARSWLETGSLDRGSISFQPDHGDRAGPLTFGLALSRPQPGAPNQPARDPDQQRAVVVADSDFMDNGHLPDLGNRTLALAIFQWLAGRDAQIAVDVPKAPGAHLQMAPARLSTFWWVFVVGLPGTLFGFGVARWWWRRRR, encoded by the coding sequence ATGCGCGCAAGCACCTACCTGACCATGCTTCTGATCGCGCTGGTGGCTGTGGCCGCGGGCTGGCTGGCCCAGCGCTATGCCGTCACCACCGACTGGACCGCCGGCAATCGCAACAGCCTGACCTCGGCCAGCCAGCGCGTGATCGGCGCGCTCGACGACGGCCCGATCGATTTCAGCGCGTATATCTACCCCGGACCACAACGCCACGATGTGCGCCAGCAACTGGCCCGCTATACCCGGGCGTCGCCCCGCATCCACCTGCACTTCGCCGACCCGGCCCGGCATCCGACGACCGTGCGCAGGCTCGGCATCGGCCAGGACGGCGCCGTGGTCGTGCGGTACCACGGCCGGCAACAGACACTCACCGATTATTCGGAAGCCAGCGTGACCCATGCGTTGCAGCGGCTGTCGCCGGGCGGCACGAAGTGGATCGTGTTCCTGACCGGCCACGGCGAGCGCGACCCGGACGCGAAAACCACCGCCGGCTATTCCAAACTGGCCGCCGCGCTCGACAACCAGGGCCTCAAGGTCCGGCAGGTGAATCTGGTCAAGGCCGGCGCCATTCCGGACAACACCGCGGTACTGGTGATCGCCTCGCCGCAACACGACCTGCTACCGGGCGAGATCAACATGATCCGCGCCTACGTCAAGCGGGGCGGCAACCTGCTTTGGGCGGACGACCCGGGGCCACGCTACGGTCTGACGCCGCTGGCCCAGGATCTCGGCATCCACTGGCTCGACGGCACACTCGTCTATCCGGACTTCCGCAAGCTCGGCACCGGCAGCCCGGCGATGGCGCTGGTCGCCAACTACCCGGACACGCCGATCACCGCGAACCTGAAGCAGATCACCGTTTTCGCCTTCGCTGGCGCGCTGTCGCCGCTGGCGAACTCGTCCTGGCACTCGCAGGCATTTCTGCGCTCGCCGGCCCGAAGCTGGCTCGAGACCGGCTCACTCGACCGCGGCAGCATCAGTTTCCAGCCCGATCATGGCGATCGCGCGGGACCACTGACCTTCGGCCTGGCACTGAGCCGGCCGCAACCCGGCGCGCCGAACCAGCCCGCGCGCGACCCGGATCAACAACGCGCAGTCGTCGTCGCCGACAGCGATTTCATGGACAACGGGCACTTGCCTGACCTGGGTAATCGCACGCTGGCACTCGCCATCTTCCAATGGCTGGCCGGCCGTGACGCCCAGATCGCCGTCGACGTGCCCAAGGCGCCGGGCGCGCATCTGCAGATGGCGCCGGCGCGGCTTTCCACGTTCTGGTGGGTGTTCGTGGTCGGCCTGCCGGGTACGTTGTTCGGGTTCGGTGTGGCGCGCTGGTGGTGGCGGCGACGCCGATGA
- the rpmB gene encoding 50S ribosomal protein L28, translated as MSQICQVTGKKPITGYNVSHAHNKTKRRFVPNLHWHRFWVEAEQRYVRLRVSSKGMRIIDRQGIESVLADLRKRGEKV; from the coding sequence ATGTCCCAGATTTGTCAGGTAACCGGCAAAAAGCCGATTACCGGTTACAACGTTTCGCACGCCCACAACAAGACCAAGCGGCGCTTTGTGCCCAATCTGCACTGGCACCGTTTCTGGGTTGAGGCCGAACAACGCTATGTGCGTCTTCGGGTTTCATCCAAGGGCATGCGTATCATCGACCGTCAAGGCATCGAAAGCGTGCTTGCCGATCTGCGTAAGCGCGGGGAGAAGGTTTAG
- the radC gene encoding DNA repair protein RadC gives MRITDWPATERPREKLLERGAAALSDAELLAIFLRTGVTGMSAVDLARRLLTDYGSLDALLAADRASFTAGRGLGEAKYVQLQAVLEMARRHAGETIRDRDVLSDPSATRAYLALHLARSEHEVFACVFLDNRNRVIAFEELFRGTIDGAAVYPREVVKAALAHNAAAVILAHNHPSGVAEPSPADRDITRRLADALGLVDIRVLDHVILAREATTSLAERGMM, from the coding sequence ATGCGTATCACGGACTGGCCGGCCACGGAGCGGCCACGCGAAAAACTGCTCGAACGCGGCGCCGCCGCGCTGTCGGACGCGGAGTTGCTGGCGATCTTTCTGCGCACCGGCGTGACCGGCATGAGCGCGGTCGATCTCGCCCGGCGCCTGCTCACCGACTACGGCAGCCTCGATGCCCTGCTGGCCGCCGACCGCGCGAGTTTCACCGCCGGTCGCGGGCTCGGCGAAGCCAAGTACGTGCAGCTGCAGGCGGTTCTGGAAATGGCACGACGCCATGCCGGGGAGACGATTCGCGATCGCGATGTATTAAGCGATCCGTCAGCCACCCGTGCCTACCTTGCGCTGCACTTGGCCCGATCCGAGCACGAAGTCTTCGCCTGCGTGTTTCTGGACAACCGAAACCGCGTGATCGCATTCGAGGAGTTGTTCCGCGGCACGATCGACGGCGCGGCGGTCTACCCGCGGGAAGTGGTCAAGGCCGCGCTGGCACACAATGCCGCGGCGGTGATCCTGGCGCACAACCATCCATCGGGTGTCGCCGAGCCGAGCCCGGCGGATCGGGACATCACCCGACGCCTGGCCGACGCGCTGGGACTGGTCGATATCCGTGTGCTGGACCACGTCATCCTCGCCCGCGAAGCGACGACCAGCCTCGCCGAGCGAGGAATGATGTAA
- a CDS encoding ABC transporter permease: MSGALAIARLEATRLFASPLAWALLGFTQLLAGVLFVMSLTDISLNPQHLDAYDGVSEMVGAGLFRFTTLIMLLVVPLLTMRAFAEERKNGTLELLLAAPASATELVLGKFAGMMGYLTLSALLVGTLPATLILFTPLDWGVIAAGLLGLWLVMGAFAALGLFTSALTREPTLAAVISLAALMLLWLIYAVASIDWHPSVFGATLDIGRLAGGISPIGHDDTLLHGLVSSADVLYFAIFIVAFLALTIVRLDAERR, encoded by the coding sequence ATGAGCGGCGCGCTCGCGATCGCGCGGCTGGAGGCGACGCGGCTGTTCGCCTCGCCGCTGGCCTGGGCGTTGCTCGGCTTCACCCAGTTGCTGGCCGGCGTGTTGTTCGTGATGTCGCTGACCGATATCTCGCTCAACCCGCAACATCTCGATGCCTACGACGGCGTCTCCGAAATGGTCGGTGCCGGCCTGTTTCGCTTTACCACCCTCATTATGTTGCTGGTGGTGCCGCTGCTGACGATGCGGGCGTTCGCCGAGGAACGAAAGAACGGCACGCTGGAACTGCTGCTGGCCGCGCCGGCCTCCGCCACCGAGCTGGTGCTGGGCAAGTTCGCCGGCATGATGGGCTATCTCACGCTGAGCGCGCTCCTGGTCGGCACGCTGCCCGCCACATTGATCCTGTTCACGCCGCTGGACTGGGGCGTGATCGCCGCCGGCCTGCTCGGCCTCTGGCTGGTGATGGGCGCGTTCGCCGCGCTCGGTCTGTTCACCTCGGCGCTGACTCGCGAACCCACATTGGCCGCCGTGATCAGCCTGGCGGCCCTCATGCTGCTGTGGCTGATTTATGCCGTGGCCAGTATCGATTGGCATCCGAGCGTGTTCGGCGCCACGCTCGATATCGGCAGACTCGCTGGCGGTATTTCGCCCATCGGCCACGACGACACCTTGTTGCACGGCCTCGTTTCCTCGGCCGACGTGCTGTACTTCGCGATCTTCATCGTCGCCTTCCTGGCCTTGACCATCGTGCGTCTCGACGCCGAACGACGCTGA
- a CDS encoding ABC transporter ATP-binding protein, with translation MESDWLLSAQGLARDYGGRRVVADIELRLAAGDVLGVLGPNGAGKTTILRMLAGTLAPSAGRVAIAGADLADNPRAAKRHLGYLPERPPVYPELTVDEYLRFAARLHGLPRARRAAAIEAAKIDCGLTDVGRRLIGALSKGYAQRVGLAQAIVHRPDVLILDEPTAGLDPSQLIGVRALIGRLSREHSVIISSHILGEIQAVASHIVIVDRGRLALSASRAELAADASWLEIGLAHGPDAATLAALPDVADVREAGNGRWLIRPTDGHDIRVALAEHAVAHGWGLQMLAARPTSLEERFMRVISAGDDTGRAAS, from the coding sequence ATGGAAAGCGATTGGCTGTTGTCGGCGCAGGGGTTGGCGCGCGATTACGGCGGCCGGCGCGTGGTCGCCGATATTGAACTGAGGCTCGCCGCGGGCGACGTGCTGGGTGTACTCGGGCCCAACGGCGCCGGCAAGACCACGATCCTGCGCATGCTTGCGGGCACGCTCGCACCCAGCGCGGGCCGCGTGGCGATTGCCGGCGCGGACCTGGCGGACAACCCGCGCGCGGCCAAGCGACATCTCGGCTATCTGCCCGAACGGCCGCCCGTCTACCCCGAGCTTACGGTCGACGAATATCTGCGCTTTGCGGCCCGGCTGCATGGCCTCCCGCGCGCGCGGCGCGCGGCAGCGATCGAGGCCGCCAAGATCGATTGCGGCCTGACCGATGTCGGCCGCCGGCTCATCGGCGCACTGTCGAAGGGCTATGCCCAGCGCGTAGGCCTGGCCCAGGCGATCGTGCATCGCCCGGATGTGCTCATCCTCGATGAGCCGACCGCCGGGCTGGACCCGTCTCAGCTGATCGGCGTGCGCGCGTTGATCGGCCGCTTGAGCCGCGAACACAGCGTCATCATTTCCAGCCATATCCTGGGCGAGATCCAGGCCGTGGCGTCGCACATCGTGATCGTCGACCGCGGCCGGCTGGCATTGTCGGCCAGCCGCGCAGAGCTGGCCGCCGATGCGAGCTGGCTGGAAATCGGCCTCGCGCACGGCCCGGACGCCGCCACCCTGGCCGCCCTTCCGGATGTGGCCGACGTGCGCGAAGCCGGCAATGGCCGCTGGCTGATCCGCCCAACCGACGGCCACGATATCCGCGTCGCCCTGGCCGAACACGCGGTGGCCCACGGTTGGGGCCTGCAGATGCTGGCCGCCCGGCCGACCAGCCTGGAGGAACGCTTCATGCGCGTGATCAGTGCCGGCGACGACACCGGCAGGGCCGCGTCATGA
- the rpmG gene encoding 50S ribosomal protein L33 translates to MREKIRMVSTADTGFFYTTYKNKRNSPDKLEMKKYDPKARKHVVFKEAKIK, encoded by the coding sequence ATGCGCGAAAAAATTCGCATGGTCTCGACCGCGGACACCGGGTTCTTCTACACCACGTACAAGAACAAGCGGAACAGTCCCGACAAGCTCGAGATGAAGAAGTACGACCCGAAGGCGCGCAAGCACGTGGTCTTCAAGGAAGCCAAGATCAAGTAA
- the coaBC gene encoding bifunctional phosphopantothenoylcysteine decarboxylase/phosphopantothenate--cysteine ligase CoaBC: protein MQALAQRRVLLGVTGSIAAYKTPILVRRLVEAGAEVQVVMTAAAKQFVTPMTLAAVSGHPVRDDLWDEAAELAMGHIELARWAELVLIAPASADTMARLALGRADDLLTTLCLATTADMVVAPAMNHVMWAHPATRANMATLAERGMTFIGPDTGELAERESGAGRMSEPEAIRDALIARYGVVRGALAGRRVVVTAGPTREALDPVRYLTNRSSGRMGYALAAACAAAGAEVTLVSGPTTLAAPGGVTCVDVESARQMYDAVMAAMPGADVFIGAAAVADYRPAEVAGDKIKKSDGDATLRLARTGDIIAEVARAWPGAFTLGFAAETTGMEAAARDKRRRKGLSMIAGNVVGPDKAFGRDDNELLVIWDGGEKRLARAAKADLARDLVALIGERLT from the coding sequence ATGCAAGCACTGGCCCAACGTCGCGTGCTGCTCGGGGTGACCGGCAGTATCGCCGCTTACAAGACGCCGATCCTGGTGCGCCGTCTGGTCGAGGCCGGCGCCGAGGTCCAGGTGGTGATGACCGCGGCGGCGAAACAGTTCGTCACGCCGATGACCCTGGCGGCCGTTTCCGGCCATCCGGTGCGTGACGACCTCTGGGATGAAGCCGCCGAGCTGGCGATGGGCCATATCGAGCTGGCGCGCTGGGCCGAGCTGGTCCTGATCGCGCCGGCCAGTGCCGACACCATGGCCCGGCTGGCACTCGGCCGCGCCGACGATTTGTTGACCACCCTCTGTCTGGCCACCACCGCCGATATGGTGGTGGCACCGGCCATGAATCATGTGATGTGGGCGCACCCGGCCACGCGCGCGAACATGGCGACACTGGCCGAGCGCGGGATGACCTTTATCGGCCCGGACACCGGCGAGCTAGCCGAGCGCGAATCCGGCGCCGGGCGCATGAGCGAGCCCGAGGCGATCCGGGATGCGTTGATCGCCCGTTATGGCGTCGTACGCGGGGCGCTCGCCGGGCGGCGCGTGGTGGTCACCGCCGGGCCCACCCGGGAGGCGCTCGATCCGGTGCGCTATCTGACCAATCGTTCGTCGGGGCGCATGGGCTACGCGCTGGCCGCGGCCTGCGCGGCGGCGGGGGCCGAGGTCACGCTGGTGTCCGGACCGACGACACTGGCCGCCCCGGGCGGGGTGACGTGCGTCGACGTGGAGTCGGCCCGCCAGATGTACGATGCGGTAATGGCCGCCATGCCCGGTGCGGATGTCTTCATCGGCGCGGCGGCGGTCGCCGACTACCGCCCGGCCGAGGTGGCCGGCGATAAAATCAAGAAATCCGACGGCGACGCTACGCTGCGCCTGGCGCGCACGGGCGACATCATCGCCGAGGTCGCGCGCGCCTGGCCGGGGGCGTTCACGCTCGGCTTCGCCGCCGAGACCACCGGCATGGAAGCCGCTGCGCGCGACAAGCGCCGGCGCAAGGGGCTGTCCATGATCGCCGGCAACGTGGTCGGCCCCGATAAGGCCTTCGGCCGCGACGACAACGAACTGCTCGTGATCTGGGACGGCGGCGAGAAACGCCTGGCGCGAGCGGCCAAGGCCGACCTGGCCCGCGATCTCGTCGCCCTGATCGGCGAACGCCTGACATGA
- the dut gene encoding dUTP diphosphatase, giving the protein MTQLQVKRLDARLGRDFPMPARATTGSAGIDLRAMIAAPLSLAPGQCELLPSGLAVHIADPNLAGLILPRSGLGHKHGIVLGNGTGLIDSDYQGELKVSVWNRADVAYTIEPGERIAQFVLIPVVAAELAVVDEFDESPRGVGGFGSTGAA; this is encoded by the coding sequence ATGACACAACTGCAGGTGAAACGCCTCGACGCGCGGCTCGGCCGCGACTTTCCCATGCCGGCGCGCGCCACCACCGGCTCGGCCGGCATCGATTTGCGCGCGATGATCGCCGCGCCGCTGTCGCTCGCGCCCGGTCAATGCGAACTGCTGCCCAGCGGTCTGGCGGTGCATATCGCCGATCCGAACCTGGCCGGGCTGATCCTGCCGCGCTCGGGGCTGGGCCACAAACACGGCATCGTGCTCGGCAACGGCACCGGCCTGATCGACTCCGACTACCAGGGCGAACTCAAGGTCTCGGTCTGGAACCGCGCCGATGTGGCCTACACCATCGAACCCGGCGAGCGCATCGCGCAGTTCGTGCTCATTCCCGTGGTTGCGGCCGAACTCGCCGTGGTCGACGAATTCGACGAAAGCCCGCGCGGCGTGGGCGGCTTCGGCTCGACCGGCGCGGCCTGA
- a CDS encoding FMN-binding glutamate synthase family protein encodes MRYTGLVAAFVATGVFAGLTFVAPRYFAWFFIVSGLLLAIGLHDLLQAQHTLLRNYPLLAHFRWFFESIRPEIRQYLIESDTEATPFSREARSQVYARAKGANDADPFGTELDVYAEGHEWLAHSIAARAPAETPPRVHIGGPDCSRPYAASTLNISAMSFGSLSANAIRALNKGAALGGFAHDTGEGSISRHHKEFGGDLIWELGSGYFGCRARDGAFDRAQFVDRASDDQVKMVEIKLSQGAKPGHGGVLPGRKVTQEIAEARGVPVGQTCNSPPYHTAFSTPIEMMEFIADLREGCGGKPVGFKLCIGHGWQFMSLAKAMLKTGITPDFIVVDGAEGGTGAAPLELVDSVGTPLREGLVWAHNTLVGAGLRERIKIGASGKITSGFRMASNMALGADWCNSARGFMFAVGCVQSESCHTDRCPTGVATQNPWRQRAVVVPEKAERVYHFHKATVAAMQEVVATVGLDHPAQLAPEHLCRRTRDSEIQSADQVYRFLKTGELLVAPATRGRYETAWARAQAESFLPRSHAA; translated from the coding sequence ATGCGCTATACAGGACTGGTTGCGGCCTTCGTGGCGACCGGCGTTTTCGCCGGCCTGACCTTCGTGGCACCGCGCTATTTCGCGTGGTTCTTCATCGTATCGGGCCTGCTTCTCGCCATCGGCCTGCACGATCTCCTGCAGGCCCAACACACACTGCTGCGCAACTATCCGCTGCTCGCGCATTTTCGCTGGTTCTTCGAATCGATCCGGCCCGAGATCCGTCAGTATCTGATCGAATCCGACACCGAGGCCACCCCGTTTTCCCGCGAGGCACGCAGCCAGGTCTATGCCCGAGCCAAAGGCGCCAACGACGCCGATCCGTTCGGTACCGAACTCGACGTCTACGCCGAAGGTCACGAGTGGCTGGCACATTCCATAGCGGCGCGTGCGCCGGCCGAGACGCCGCCGCGCGTGCATATCGGCGGCCCGGACTGCAGCCGTCCCTACGCCGCCTCGACGCTCAATATTTCCGCGATGAGCTTTGGCTCGCTTTCAGCCAACGCCATTCGCGCGCTCAACAAGGGCGCAGCGCTCGGCGGCTTCGCCCACGACACCGGGGAAGGCTCGATCTCGCGCCATCACAAGGAATTCGGCGGCGATCTGATCTGGGAACTGGGCAGCGGTTATTTCGGCTGCCGAGCCCGTGATGGCGCCTTCGATCGCGCTCAGTTCGTCGATCGCGCCAGCGACGACCAGGTCAAGATGGTCGAGATCAAGCTGTCGCAGGGCGCCAAGCCCGGCCACGGCGGCGTGCTGCCGGGCCGCAAAGTCACCCAGGAGATCGCCGAGGCACGTGGCGTACCGGTCGGTCAGACCTGCAACTCGCCGCCCTATCACACGGCGTTCTCCACCCCGATCGAGATGATGGAATTCATCGCCGATCTGCGCGAGGGCTGCGGCGGTAAACCGGTCGGCTTCAAGCTGTGCATCGGCCACGGCTGGCAGTTCATGAGTCTGGCCAAGGCCATGCTCAAGACCGGTATCACGCCGGATTTCATCGTCGTCGACGGCGCCGAGGGCGGCACCGGCGCGGCGCCACTGGAACTGGTCGACAGCGTCGGCACGCCGCTGCGCGAGGGCCTGGTCTGGGCGCATAACACGCTGGTGGGCGCCGGCCTGCGCGAGCGCATCAAGATCGGGGCCTCCGGCAAGATCACGTCGGGCTTTCGCATGGCGTCCAACATGGCGCTGGGCGCGGACTGGTGCAATTCGGCGCGCGGCTTCATGTTCGCGGTCGGCTGCGTGCAATCCGAGTCCTGTCATACCGACCGCTGTCCGACCGGCGTGGCCACGCAGAACCCCTGGCGCCAACGCGCGGTGGTCGTGCCGGAGAAAGCCGAGCGCGTCTATCATTTTCACAAGGCCACAGTGGCGGCGATGCAGGAAGTGGTGGCCACGGTCGGGCTCGATCATCCGGCCCAACTTGCGCCGGAGCATCTGTGCCGGCGCACGCGCGATTCCGAGATTCAGAGCGCCGATCAGGTGTATCGTTTCCTCAAGACGGGTGAACTGCTCGTGGCGCCGGCCACTCGCGGGCGCTATGAAACCGCCTGGGCGCGGGCCCAGGCCGAGAGCTTCCTGCCCCGTAGCCACGCCGCCTGA